A portion of the Ignavibacteriales bacterium genome contains these proteins:
- a CDS encoding NF038122 family metalloprotease — MRKIKSQLLLLILLFLLTAINFYPQSPIGKYQSTPKEIEYLGYNILRIDDSGNLVCQEMKREEREERESFLLNANTQPHLTVVNSLNNPNSVRGLKVLLRATDQLLNNKEALLAFRRAAARWERFIQTKITVVIDVDYGTTRWGEPWAAGVLGSTNSAYKIVLFQNGDSAKVTDIVQALKLKHPADAQLQALYNAIPIPTPSSAGTNLNCAVGGLINFQELGLLNAEINPDPQINPLGSVPSIGFNSSFSFDMDPSDGISLGWQDFDAVVTHEIGHALGFNSIIGNGGAPTNYFTPWDLFRVRPDSVEPNNLDGFKTTDRIITPGPPSSIVQVTENGVKYFKSNQVFFDGLNEIELSTATGSRVGGDGQQASHWRDDDLRPPSLGDKRHIGIMDPTANAGTREEIGINDLRMLEVIGYEIDYQPSFASVMLVQGSDTLDLDKSQDTIKIKDVPLNGSKMVSIKIINLDLNNMLNYETEIEIITKRPEDASADISVDALSGSIGSGGNTTINLVAANATAPSIFFGILRIHTNDENKLVIDIPFKVSVGGAIEPTIVTDKTNLGNFVFDNKSGSQLSSKELTIKNFGNLPLEYRLLLSLTDKSNRPYDTRLKKTSGKYENNILSHFYSAEALDDAVVLFNADFETDFNEFTFKGINSEDWHRITTGPSLLDGHSKPTSAHFGIDYIDSIKYRNYSDVYLTSKSFDLSKILPEDLVTLSFNYYLQAEEGYDFASVLISIDGGKSFEEVATSNGGIIKNDSVWQSVSLQLPYLSGNTNPVQFAFRFTSDQLIEKEGWFIDDVQLSVIKNSNSYYTDVKGGKITGLNETNLVKLFVNSQKIAAGYYKGSLSMLSNDPVKPEFSVPFAIKNFTIEPVQKNVLYASTGRGTAAKGKLLIINKNTGAGTEIGTSGFEPLKSITISPESHELYGLNASTFIPSSIVLVNSQDGYGLFKYESSFKLSAIVFDDKNNLYAASDDKKLFKLNIETGDSTFIGEIGFKVGAMTIEPKTGNIIASVDASSNKDKLYRIDVNTADTFYIGKTGLGKITRGLVFDEKGNLYGVVGEDTQSSTFLSIDMSTGLATQIGDVAFRGVMGLAMYADTTTGVLTNKTDIPVKLMLDQNYPNPFNPSTSIKYNIPENGFVKLMVFDILGREVKALVNGNRSAGSHIEKWNATNFASGLYFYQLEFTAQGINKTTLRKKMVLTK, encoded by the coding sequence ACAATATTTTACGAATTGACGATTCGGGTAATTTAGTTTGCCAGGAAATGAAAAGAGAAGAAAGAGAAGAAAGAGAATCTTTTCTCTTAAATGCAAATACTCAACCTCATTTAACAGTTGTTAATTCACTTAATAATCCAAACTCTGTGCGCGGACTAAAAGTTTTATTAAGAGCAACTGATCAGTTGCTTAACAACAAAGAAGCACTATTAGCATTTAGGCGGGCTGCCGCAAGATGGGAAAGATTTATTCAAACTAAAATTACAGTTGTAATTGATGTTGATTACGGTACAACAAGATGGGGAGAACCTTGGGCAGCTGGTGTTCTTGGCAGTACAAATTCCGCTTATAAAATTGTGCTTTTCCAAAACGGAGATTCTGCCAAAGTAACTGATATAGTGCAGGCACTCAAATTAAAACATCCGGCAGATGCCCAGCTACAGGCACTTTATAATGCCATTCCTATTCCTACTCCAAGCAGTGCCGGTACAAACCTTAACTGTGCAGTTGGTGGATTAATTAATTTTCAGGAATTAGGATTGCTTAATGCTGAAATCAATCCCGATCCTCAAATAAATCCATTAGGCTCAGTTCCTTCAATAGGATTCAATTCATCTTTTAGTTTTGATATGGATCCCTCTGACGGAATATCACTCGGTTGGCAGGATTTTGATGCTGTAGTTACGCACGAAATTGGGCATGCATTAGGTTTTAATTCCATAATTGGAAATGGTGGTGCCCCGACTAATTATTTTACTCCATGGGATCTTTTTAGAGTTCGTCCGGATTCTGTAGAACCAAATAATCTTGATGGATTTAAAACAACTGACAGAATAATTACACCTGGTCCTCCGTCATCAATTGTGCAGGTTACAGAGAATGGAGTTAAATATTTCAAAAGCAACCAGGTTTTTTTTGATGGCTTAAACGAAATTGAATTATCTACCGCCACTGGAAGCAGAGTAGGTGGTGATGGTCAACAAGCTTCTCACTGGCGTGATGATGACTTAAGACCGCCTTCGCTTGGAGATAAAAGACATATTGGAATTATGGATCCAACTGCTAACGCAGGTACACGCGAAGAAATTGGTATTAATGATTTACGCATGCTTGAAGTTATCGGTTATGAAATAGATTATCAGCCAAGCTTTGCATCAGTAATGCTGGTGCAAGGCAGCGATACGTTAGACCTGGATAAATCACAAGATACAATCAAGATAAAAGATGTACCACTTAATGGATCTAAGATGGTTAGCATAAAAATAATTAATCTTGATTTGAACAACATGCTTAATTATGAAACTGAAATTGAAATAATAACCAAAAGACCAGAAGATGCATCTGCTGATATTAGTGTGGATGCATTGTCCGGATCAATTGGTAGCGGTGGAAACACTACAATAAATTTGGTTGCGGCAAACGCTACAGCTCCTTCTATCTTCTTTGGTATCTTGCGAATCCATACCAACGATGAAAATAAATTAGTTATTGATATTCCTTTTAAAGTATCTGTTGGCGGAGCAATTGAACCAACAATTGTAACAGATAAAACTAATCTTGGTAATTTCGTTTTTGATAATAAATCTGGCAGCCAGTTAAGCTCAAAAGAATTAACAATTAAAAATTTTGGTAATCTTCCGTTGGAGTACAGACTTTTACTTTCCTTGACTGATAAAAGCAATCGACCATATGACACAAGATTGAAAAAAACAAGTGGGAAGTATGAGAATAATATATTATCACATTTTTATAGTGCGGAAGCTCTTGATGATGCTGTAGTTTTATTTAATGCAGATTTTGAAACTGATTTTAATGAGTTTACTTTTAAAGGAATTAATTCTGAAGATTGGCATAGAATAACTACTGGTCCATCATTGTTGGATGGTCATTCAAAGCCAACATCAGCACATTTTGGAATTGACTACATCGATTCAATAAAGTACCGTAACTATTCTGATGTTTACCTTACGAGTAAAAGTTTTGACCTTAGTAAAATATTGCCGGAAGATTTAGTTACTTTATCATTCAATTATTACTTACAGGCAGAAGAAGGCTATGACTTTGCTTCAGTTTTAATTTCTATTGATGGAGGAAAATCCTTTGAAGAAGTTGCAACATCAAACGGCGGGATTATTAAAAACGATTCTGTATGGCAATCAGTTTCTTTGCAACTGCCATATTTATCTGGCAATACTAATCCAGTTCAATTCGCATTCAGATTTACAAGCGATCAATTGATTGAAAAGGAAGGCTGGTTTATAGATGATGTTCAGCTAAGCGTTATTAAAAATTCCAATTCATATTACACAGATGTTAAGGGAGGAAAAATTACCGGCTTAAATGAAACTAATCTTGTAAAGCTTTTTGTAAATTCTCAAAAAATTGCGGCAGGTTATTATAAAGGATCTTTGTCGATGCTAAGTAACGATCCTGTAAAACCAGAATTTTCAGTTCCATTCGCAATTAAAAATTTCACTATTGAGCCTGTACAAAAAAATGTGCTTTATGCTTCAACCGGTAGAGGTACCGCAGCTAAAGGAAAATTACTAATCATCAATAAAAATACTGGCGCTGGAACTGAGATTGGAACTTCAGGTTTTGAACCATTAAAAAGTATTACGATTTCTCCTGAAAGCCACGAACTTTATGGATTAAATGCCAGCACATTTATTCCATCCTCAATTGTTTTGGTAAATTCGCAGGACGGATATGGATTATTTAAATACGAGTCGAGCTTTAAATTAAGCGCCATTGTTTTTGATGATAAGAACAATCTATATGCTGCTTCTGATGATAAGAAATTATTTAAACTGAATATTGAAACAGGCGACTCAACTTTCATTGGCGAAATTGGATTTAAGGTTGGAGCAATGACCATTGAACCTAAAACCGGGAATATCATTGCAAGCGTGGATGCATCATCCAATAAGGATAAATTATACCGGATTGATGTTAATACTGCAGATACATTCTACATAGGTAAAACCGGTCTTGGAAAAATAACGCGTGGTTTAGTGTTTGATGAAAAAGGAAATTTGTATGGTGTTGTTGGTGAAGATACACAATCGAGTACGTTTTTATCAATCGATATGTCAACAGGTTTAGCAACTCAGATTGGTGATGTTGCATTCAGAGGAGTAATGGGTCTGGCTATGTATGCCGATACTACAACCGGTGTGCTTACAAATAAAACTGATATTCCTGTTAAACTTATGCTGGATCAGAATTATCCAAATCCTTTCAATCCTTCTACCAGCATTAAATATAATATTCCGGAAAATGGTTTTGTAAAACTTATGGTCTTTGATATTTTGGGAAGGGAAGTGAAAGCACTGGTTAATGGAAACAGATCCGCAGGAAGCCATATTGAAAAATGGAATGCAACTAATTTTGCCAGCGGTTTATATTTCTATCAGTTGGAATTTACAGCGCAGGGAATAAATAAAACTACTTTAAGAAAGAAAATGGTTTTAACAAAATAA